Within Salvia splendens isolate huo1 chromosome 21, SspV2, whole genome shotgun sequence, the genomic segment TGTCtccattttccaaaattttgtGAAGTTTATATGAAAGAGGCTAAAGGCCTAGTTGGTTGGACTTGGACCGTATGATAAGATCTTGAGTAAAATGAAATGTATGAGAATCCGACTTCAGATTCCTCTTGTTTTTGTGTagtactccttctgtcccattATAAGTGAGGTGTATTCCTTTTTAGGCCGTCCATTATAAACGACACATTTCTTTTTACGGAAAAAAAAGCAACACTCTATTTTTCCCTTACTTTTTCCTCActcctactttttctctctacttttttctcactcctaaaagcatgtgcccaaaagaaatgtgtcatatgtaatggacggagggagtattaaaaacaAAGAAATATATCCATCAAAAGGTAATAACTCCATCTACCTTATTTGTTTCACGCAAAAAGTCCGATGAATTTGGTGAAGCTTTgattataagcatgaaaaatttctAGCCTTTTGTGCCATAACTATCGCTATACCAAATAAGAGATACTACATCTTTGCAGCATCTGATCAAAGTTAGTTTACATTCTTATGCAGTTTTCTATAACTAATTCTCCTAATTCCTTATCAAAATATTTAAAGTATTTGCTTGTCTCATAATTCTGTGTGGTTTGATAGAATGACATCCGCAAGAATCCAGCATTTCGGTCGCAGTTTCATGAGATGTGTGCCAAAGTTGGAGTTGATCCTCTGGCTTCTAATAAGGGTTTCTGGGCTGAACTGTTGGGCATTGGTGATTTCTATTACGAACTTGGTTGGTACCGCACTTCTTCATTGATCTCTTACACTAAGTTGTTTGCCACATTTATATTATTGCCTGTCACTATTGTATTTTGAGAAGTATCTAGTTTCACTCCCggtgtttgtttattttattcataacaGTTTTGGCCTCATGTTTCTCTTATGTATAGACGGTCTCTGTTCTTTCACTTCTAACTGTAACAAATCCATGTATCTAGACAGGGGTTCAAATTGTTGATATTTGCTTGGCTACCAGACCTCACAATGGAGGTCTGATCAGCTTGGAAGAGCTTTGTAAAATGCTTGGTCAAAGAAGGAAAGGGACTCGTGAGGCTATCTCTCAGGATGATTGTTTGCGTGCCATAAGTAAGCTAAAGGTAATTTGATCTTGATCTTATCACTGATGTTATCTTAGTGGAATATGTTTGGGGATACCCCTCAAATCATTTTTGAACACCTGTCTGATTAATTTTAGCAATGAACTTGGGATGGAAGTAGTATCATTTATGTAGTCTCTTAAAAGTGACAGGCTATATTTGATTGCTTTCCACAATAAATATCTCTGTTTGGCTAAAAAGATGGTTTATTTTCTCATTGGCACACTACAATTATTTTTCTCCTAAACTTATGATGCAACATCAGATCTCTTGTCTTACCCACTTTCATATATACATGTGTGCTCACATCTGTCTGCATTCATCTGTCtcattttctatatatatttaggtagcttgttacctattttatattattaatatcaTTGCGATTTACAGTGTTAAACACGTAAAATTGTTTCAGGTCCTCGGGAACGGTTTTGAGGTGATTTCTCTTGGCAAGAAGAAGCTTGTTAGATCTGTCCCCACAGAGTTGAATAAAGATCACAATGAAATCTTGGAGCTAGCGCAGGTTTGCCCTTGAGTCCTTGCCGAATTTTTCTGCTGTATTCTTGATATGTTTTTTACCCTTCGCATATATTCTTGTTGATTCTACTCGTTTTATGATCTTATCCATGCCTTGGTTGTAAATTGACGTGTGTCCATAGAATCCTCTTGTTTGAGGCTGTGTATGTTATAGTATGTGCTTTGGGTTATGGTCAGGTTTTAACTTCTAGTACTTACTGTAATTATGTGTTATGCTGTTTCATTAGGGTCAAGGCTTTGTAACAGTTGATGAAGTTCAGAGACGGCTCTCTGGGTCTTCTGGACGTGCAACTGATGCCCTCGAGACTTTACTAGAAGTAAGTTGCTGCtgctatttttctttttagatgCTTAAAACTTTGATTCCAAATGAGTAGAGCTTATCTGGTACATGTTGGATAATACAGGAAGGTCTTGCCATGATTGATAATGGACACAAGGATGGTAGAAGCCGATATTGGTTTCCTTGCGTATCATCTGTATCTTCTTACTCAGCATCTGATGCTATATAAGGTTCTCTTCCTTATCttgttttatgtaattttgtacaGTACAGTGGCTTAGTTGTCACAATTGTGCTAAGGAGTGTTGTGTTGTTAAATTTGTACGGAACATACCTGCTTTTGTGTTTCCATTTTGGAAGGTTGACTATCAGCgctgttttttttattgtacg encodes:
- the LOC121783382 gene encoding vacuolar protein sorting-associated protein 22 homolog 1, which translates into the protein MRRRPGIGGLQNAAAARDQYRLLGENVAKLRTDLMKEQLATFRSQLEDFARKHKNDIRKNPAFRSQFHEMCAKVGVDPLASNKGFWAELLGIGDFYYELGVQIVDICLATRPHNGGLISLEELCKMLGQRRKGTREAISQDDCLRAISKLKVLGNGFEVISLGKKKLVRSVPTELNKDHNEILELAQGQGFVTVDEVQRRLSGSSGRATDALETLLEEGLAMIDNGHKDGRSRYWFPCVSSVSSYSASDAI